A single genomic interval of Gemmatimonadota bacterium harbors:
- a CDS encoding carboxypeptidase regulatory-like domain-containing protein: protein MVVPVLVGGARVQGRVTRPDGRPLRGARVRLADAGAEATTNQDGYYALDSLPLGTRLLDARAIGYLPVTRMVDLLPTTPMSLDVVLESRQTFPDTVKVVGDRLYDSPQYRDFLQRKRSGFGYYADEQDLERYDPLYLSDIVRRYPGITVRGTAGTRRSTCGARSYRGRHVPAGDLPRRDDVGGSAGFSPDFFVPAQDIRGVEVYTRASGMPSQFQTLSGCGSIVVWTGRRRLTLPP, encoded by the coding sequence GTGGTCGTCCCGGTGCTTGTCGGTGGCGCCCGGGTGCAGGGACGCGTCACCCGCCCCGATGGCCGTCCCCTCCGCGGGGCCCGGGTCCGCCTGGCCGACGCTGGTGCGGAAGCGACGACGAATCAGGATGGGTACTACGCCCTCGACTCGTTGCCGTTAGGCACACGCCTGCTCGACGCACGGGCCATCGGGTACCTGCCGGTCACGCGGATGGTCGACCTGTTGCCGACGACGCCGATGTCGCTCGACGTGGTGCTGGAGTCGCGGCAGACGTTCCCGGACACCGTGAAGGTGGTGGGCGATCGTCTCTACGACTCGCCGCAGTATCGGGACTTCCTGCAGCGCAAGCGGAGCGGATTCGGCTACTACGCCGATGAGCAGGACCTCGAGCGCTACGACCCGTTGTACCTGAGTGACATCGTGCGGCGGTATCCGGGCATCACGGTCCGCGGGACCGCGGGAACTCGCAGATCTACATGCGGAGCCCGTTCATACAGGGGGCGGCATGTGCCAGCCGGTGATCTTCCTCGACGGGATGATGTTGGCGGCAGTGCGGGGTTCTCGCCGGACTTCTTTGTTCCCGCGCAGGACATCCGCGGTGTTGAGGTGTACACGCGCGCGTCGGGCATGCCGTCGCAATTCCAGACGCTCAGCGGCTGCGGATCGATCGTGGTCTGGACGGGTCGGCGCCGGTTGACGCTCCCGCCCTGA
- a CDS encoding sulfatase-like hydrolase/transferase, which translates to MDSIAARASGWTTSTSSSPARSRAQPCSRGDMPFAPGAAQNTGITLWEETIAEALQGAGCATALFGKWHLGGRNWIDHRTPIGPGFDHGMPIPNTSNEAQWTTSRAQSQSGGPPRHLGTECR; encoded by the coding sequence ATCGACAGCATCGCCGCCAGGGCATCCGGCTGGACAACTTCAACGTCGAGTTCTCCTGCACGGTCTCGCGCGCAGCCTTGCTCACGGGGCGATATGCCATTCGCTCCGGGCGCGGCGCAGAACACCGGGATCACTCTCTGGGAAGAGACCATCGCCGAAGCACTCCAGGGCGCCGGCTGCGCCACGGCGCTCTTCGGGAAGTGGCACCTCGGTGGCCGGAATTGGATCGACCATCGGACGCCCATCGGACCGGGGTTCGATCACGGTATGCCAATCCCGAACACGAGCAACGAGGCGCAGTGGACCACCTCCCGAGCTCAATCCCAATCCGGCGGACCACCTCGTCATCTGGGAACAGAATGCCGGTGA
- a CDS encoding Ig-like domain-containing protein has product MPRNLVPGATFTWSSEASNVATVSGTGTVTAIVAGSTIVSATSGGVQGCSDGHGHARAAAYRLSDTGNDDRWRECDVQRNRLDANGNVRPTPAVTWTSSNTAVATVSSNGVATE; this is encoded by the coding sequence ATGCCCAGGAACCTGGTCCCCGGTGCAACCTTCACCTGGTCGAGCGAGGCCAGCAACGTCGCCACGGTCTCCGGCACCGGCACCGTGACCGCAATCGTCGCTGGTTCAACGATCGTGAGTGCGACATCGGGCGGTGTCCAGGGGTGCAGCGACGGTCACGGTCACGCCCGCGCTGCTGCTTATCGTCTCTCCGACACCGGCAACGACGACCGCTGGCGGGAGTGTGACGTTCAGCGTAACCGCCTCGACGCCAACGGGAACGTGCGACCAACGCCCGCCGTCACCTGGACGTCGTCGAATACCGCCGTGGCCACGGTCTCCAGCAATGGCGTGGCAACCGAGTGA